CTTCGTTTACCCCGGCGAAAAGGGGTCGAATCAACCGTTGGAGCTGACAAAGAGCAGACGGTTGCAGTGGGGGCAGCTCTGGATCTCCTGGGTCTGGAAGAGGCTGTTGAACAGCTGGGGGGGGAGATGCATGTTGCACCCGAGGCAGGCGCCGTTCCTGGCCTCGACCACGGCCATCCCGCCGCGGCGGTCGAAGAGGAGCTGATAGCGCTTGCGCAGCTGCACCGGCAGGTCCTTCAGCAGGGCGTCCCGCTGATTCCCTTTTTCGGCCTCCGTCTGAGCGTATTCGGCAAGGACGGCGGCGATTTCGCCATCGCGGGAATCGACTTTCTCCCGGAGGGAGGCCAGCTCCCCTTCCTTTTCCTCCTGTTCCTTTTTCAGAACCTCGATCTCTCCGTCCTTGGCCCGGATCTGGTCTTCGATGTCCTTGTTCATCTTCTTGGCAGTATCGATTTCCTTGAGTACCGCCACATATTCCTTCTGCGTCTTGATCGTCGGGAGCCGGCCCTCGGCCTTTTTTACGTTCTCCTGCTCCAGGACCAGGGATTGAGTCAGCTCGCGGCGCTGGTTCCTGAGAGCTTCGCAGTCCGCCGCCAGGCTGTCGACCATGCCCTGAACGCGCTCGACATCGGCATTCAGCGCCGATCGTTCGGTCTCCAGTTCCTTCCCGCTCTGGCGGACCTTGCTCAGTTCCTGATCGATTTCCTGCAGCTCCTTGAGCAGCTCCATCTGTTCTTGCACTTTGTTTGCCTCCCCTTCGTGTCTGCGTTGCGTGACTACGGATGTTCCCGGAAAAACTGAGGGGGATTCAGATCGTCTTGAACGGATCTTCCTCCCCCTCCATCTCGATAAATTCGATATTCAGTCCCCGCCGTTCGGTTTCTTCGCGAAGAGCCGCCGCCATCCCCTGAATCATAAGCCGCTCGGTGGCGAAATGACCGGCGTCGATGAGAGCCATCCCCCGGCCCTCGGCGCTTCGCGCGTCGTGGTACTTGAGGTCGCCGGTAACCAGGACGTCGGCCCCCTGCCGGACTGCCTCTCCCAGAAGCGATGCTCCGCTGCCGCCACAGACGGCCACTTTGGCCACCGTACGTGCGAGATCCCCCACCAGGCGCAGGGAGCCGGCGCCGAGAGCCGCCTTCACCTCCCCGGCGAAATCGCCCAGGGTGACAGGCTGCGCCAGGCGGCCGATCCGCCCCAATCCGACATGCGGCCGGCGATTGGCCAGAGGGATCAGGTCATAGGCCACTTCCTCATAAGGGTGCGCCCGCAGCATCTTCTCCACGACCTTCCCTTTCGCTTCGCGGGGGAGTATGGTCTCGAGGCGGATTTCGCCCACCCGCTCCGTCTCTCCCTGGCGGCCGAGAAAAGGTTCAGTCCCGGTGCCGGGGCGGAACGTTCCGATTCCCGTTGCGGCAAAAGAGCAGCGATCATAATTCCCCACCTTTCCCGCTCCCCCTTTAAAGAGAGCATCGGCGACCGCCTCCTCATATCCTCTCGGAACGAAAACTACCAGTTTGAGCAGGTCTCCGCCGCGGTCGGCAGCCAGGGGGGAAATTTCCGACAGCCCCAGCCGTTCGGCCAGCCAGTCGTTCAGACCCGGCGCCGCCCGGTCGAGGTTGGTGTGCGCGCAGAGGACCGCCACGCCCTCCCGGACGGCGCGGAAGAGTATCCGGCCGGTTTCGTCGCCGGGGGTGAGGTTCTTAAGAGGGTGGAAAATCAGCGGGTGATGGGTAAGAATGGCCTGGGCTCCGGCTTCGCGGGCCGCATCGAGAGCCTGTCCGGAGGGATCGAGGCAGAGGAGCACCCGGTTCAGTTCGGCACCGGTGTCCCCGGCCTGGAGTCCTGCATTGTCCCACTCTTCGGCCAGGGCCGGGGGATAAAGGGTGTTGACCAGACCGAGCAGGTCATGGATGCGGGCGATGCGTTCTTTTTTCATACTCCGGCGGGGAAAAAAAGAGAGTGCAACCCTGTTCTCGTTGCACTCTCGGTGTGTTACGTCGTGTGATATGTGGATATGAGTACCCGACTCATCTCGTTTCCATGTGGTGGGCCCACCAGGATTCGAACCTGGGACCAACCGGTTATGAGCCGGTGGCTCTACCAACTGAGCTATAGGCCCTGGATTTAACAGTCAAAGACGCAGTTTAGGACTTCGAGAGAGTCCTGTCAAGAGCTTTTGCCGCACCGCACATTACGTCGTCTCGACAAAGCTCTTGAGGCGTTTGGCTCGGCTCGGATGCCGCAGCTTGCGCAGCGCCTTGGCTTCGATCTGGCGAATTCGCTCACGGGTGACGGCAAAATCCTGGCCGACCTCCTCGAGAGTGTGGTCGCTCTTCTCGCCGATGCCGAAACGCATGCGCAGCACCTTCTCCTCCCGGGGGGTCAAGGTGGACAGGACCCGGGCGGTCTGGTCGGAGAGGTTTCCCTTGATCACCGCCTCCAAGGGAGAGACCACCCCCTTGTCCTCGATAAAGTCTCCCAGGGAGGAGTCCTCCTCCTCCCCTATTGGGGTCTCGAGGGAAATCGGCTCCTTGGCGATCTTGAGCACCCGGCGCACCTTCTCCAGAGGAAGCTCCATGCGTTCGGCGATCTCTTCCGGGACCGGCTCACGCCCGATCTCCTGAACCAGCTGCCGGCTGGTGCGAATCAGCTTGTTGATGGTCTCGATCATGTGCACCGGAATGCGGATGGTGCGCGCCTGATCGGCGATCGCCCGGGTGATGGCCTGGCGGATCCACCAGGTGGCGTAGGTGGAGAACTTGTAGCCGCGCTGGTACTCAAACTTGTCCAC
The genomic region above belongs to Desulfuromonas sp. TF and contains:
- a CDS encoding zinc ribbon domain-containing protein, whose protein sequence is MQEQMELLKELQEIDQELSKVRQSGKELETERSALNADVERVQGMVDSLAADCEALRNQRRELTQSLVLEQENVKKAEGRLPTIKTQKEYVAVLKEIDTAKKMNKDIEDQIRAKDGEIEVLKKEQEEKEGELASLREKVDSRDGEIAAVLAEYAQTEAEKGNQRDALLKDLPVQLRKRYQLLFDRRGGMAVVEARNGACLGCNMHLPPQLFNSLFQTQEIQSCPHCNRLLFVSSNG
- a CDS encoding Nif3-like dinuclear metal center hexameric protein — protein: MKKERIARIHDLLGLVNTLYPPALAEEWDNAGLQAGDTGAELNRVLLCLDPSGQALDAAREAGAQAILTHHPLIFHPLKNLTPGDETGRILFRAVREGVAVLCAHTNLDRAAPGLNDWLAERLGLSEISPLAADRGGDLLKLVVFVPRGYEEAVADALFKGGAGKVGNYDRCSFAATGIGTFRPGTGTEPFLGRQGETERVGEIRLETILPREAKGKVVEKMLRAHPYEEVAYDLIPLANRRPHVGLGRIGRLAQPVTLGDFAGEVKAALGAGSLRLVGDLARTVAKVAVCGGSGASLLGEAVRQGADVLVTGDLKYHDARSAEGRGMALIDAGHFATERLMIQGMAAALREETERRGLNIEFIEMEGEEDPFKTI